A single window of Aphidius gifuensis isolate YNYX2018 linkage group LG1, ASM1490517v1, whole genome shotgun sequence DNA harbors:
- the LOC122859141 gene encoding protein lap1 has protein sequence MGSSWWQCTACLRAQEEDICELQLNHCNLYDVPGDVFIYERTLEQLYLDANRIKDLPRPLFQCHELRVLSLSDNEVTSLPPAIASLINLEHLDLSKNSIKELPDSIKECKNLRSIDLSVNPFERFPDAITHIIGLRELYINDAYIEYLPANFGRLSALRTLELRENNMMTLPKSMSRLTNLQRLDIGNNDFTELPEVVGDLTNLTELWIDGNDIRRIPVNIEQLYRLNHFDCTMNAVHDIPTEIQGWRDISIMNFSSNEIYQLPDSICYLRTIVTLKIDDNQLNSLPVEIGQMSSLEELIVTKNFLEFLPSSIGLLRKLHCLNADNNYLRCLPPEIGSCNALSLLSLRSNNLTDVPPELGHLSSLRVLNLVNNCIQFLPVSMLNLTNLKALWLSDNQSQPLVPLQQEFNHEEDMMILSCFMLPQKQRKELEKMEQAVGPISGSIVGTGRKICFAAEVEIELPRQLHRAPTPYPKELRNLARHARNLHHQSMHDQRTHSEHEEGMVKEAVVAKSTPTLNTINHHQQQSPSDNKQNPDALNLVEPIEEINRTILAQKTLPEIREAKCVKNPGNNDLQLKPPTIADYVSSTWKPEEYSKTNTAKIVESEKFTEPYKNNNICDQSTIIDLSGKKLDTPLSPPPYHIAAAFSKKAALFQQLNRSCVDDITPSYTHTDNHTLNINNDNNNKIQMQSSKNNQNNQNDIINNNHDTVDSGLNNNIKLNTSIDNTANINNNNNNNNNNNGNNNYYFKEDKPSRIPILKCKNNEGSICESENSYYGDKNGVCLNFDESDKCHEILSEIDIPTSPVTGRKYRSPLSSAHNQLRHSDRSKKSNGSIKNDGLNMDLNNSIELHNDKNSGRSTPLSNNNDSLDINGLKVNGYNSPGDKKPKLKWMFGPHKNVSVLPVQVRKNPGLGFTISGGIAGNETGIIVTKVNPAGPAQGTLKPGDKILEVDGIDLTKSDHDSAVGILRSTGSIVSMMISRPQ, from the exons ATGGGTAGTTCTTGGTGGCAGTGTACTGCCTGTCTTAGAGCACAGGAAGAAGACATTTGTGAGCTTCAACTAAATCATTGCAATCTGTATGATGTACCAGgagatgtatttatttatgaaagaaCATTGGAGCAACTTTATTTAGATGCCAAtaga atAAAAGATTTGCCAAGACCATTATTTCAGTGTCATGAATTACGTGTATTATCACTGAGTGACAATGAAGTTACTTCATTACCACCAGCAATAGCTTCACTTATAAATCTTGAACATCTTGATTTATCTAAAAACAGTATAAAAGAATTACCAGATAGCATAAaagaatgtaaaaatttaCGTTCAATTGATCTTAGTGTTAATCCATTTGAAAGATTTCCTGATGCAATAACACATATTATTGGTTTACGTGAATTGTATATTAATGATgcatatattgaatatttaccaGCAAATTTTGGTAGATTATCAGCATTAAGAACACTTGAATtacgtgaaaataatatgatgaCATTACCAAAAAGTATGAGTAGATTAACAAATCTTCAACGTCTTGATATtggtaataatgattttaCTGAATTACCAGAAGTTGTTGGTGATCTTACAAATTTAACTGAATTATGGATTGATGGTAATGACATACGTAGAATACCAGTTAATATTGAACAACTTTATCGTTTAAATCATTTTGATTGTACAATGAATGCTGTACATGATATACCAACAGAAATACAAGGATGGCGAGACATAtcaattatgaatttttcatcaaatgaaatatatcAATTACCAGATTCAATATGTTATTTACGTACAATtgtaacattaaaaattgatgataatcaaTTGAATTCACTGCCAGTTGAAATTGGACAAATGTCAAGTTTAGAAGAACTTAttgtaacaaaaaattttttggaatttttaccATCATCAATTGGATTATTACGTAAATTACATTGTTTAAatgctgataataattatttacgttGTTTACCACCTGAAATTGGTAGTTGTAAtgcattatcattattatcattaagatcaaataatttaacagaTGTACCACCTGAACTTGGACATTTATCATCACTTCGTGTACTTAATcttgttaataattgtatacaatttttaccAGTATCAATGCTTAATTTAACTAATCTTAAAGCATTATGGTTAAGTGATAATCAGAGTCAACCATTGGTGCCTCTACAACAAGAATTTAATCATGAAGAAGATATGATGATACTAAGTTGTTTTATGCTGCCacaaaaacaaagaaaagaaCTTGAAa aaatgGAGCAAGCAGTGGGTCCAATATCCGGTTCAATTGTTGGAACTGgaagaaaaatatgttttgCAGCTGAGGTTGAAATTGAACTCCCTAGACAACTTCATCGAGCACCAACTCCATATCCAAAAGAACTTCGTAATTTAGCAAGACATGCAAGAAATTTACATCATCAATCTATGCACGATCAAAGA accCACTCGGAGCATGAAGAAGGAATGGTTAAAGAAGCTGTCGTTGCAAAATCAACACCAACCCTTAATAcaattaatcatcatcaacagcaaTCTCCAAgtgataataaacaaaatccaGATGCTCTAAATCTTGTTGAACcaattgaagaaattaatCGTACTATATTAGCACAAAAAACATTACCTGAAATACGTGAAGCTAAATGTGTTAAAAATCCAGGTAATAatgatttacaattaaaacCACCAACAATTGCTGATTATGTTAGTTCAACATGGAAACCAGAAGAATATTCTAAAACAAATACAGCTAAAATTGTAGAATCAGAAAAATTTACTGaaccatataaaaataataatatatgtgatCAAAGtacaattattgatttatctgGTAAAAAATTAGATACCCCATTATCACCACCACCCTATCATATTGCTGCTGCATTTTCAAAAAAAGCTGCACTATTTCAACAATTGAATCGTTCATGTGTAGATGATATTACACCATCATATACACATACAGACAATCATAcacttaatattaataatgataataataataaaatacaaatgcaatcatcaaaaaataatcaaaataatcaaaatgatattattaataataatcatgatacTGTTGATAgtggtttaaataataatattaaattaaatacatcaattgataatactgctaatattaataataataataataataataataataataatggtaataataattattattttaaagaagaTAAACCAAGTAGAAtaccaattttaaaatgtaaaaataatgagGGTAGTATTTGTGAAAGTGAAAATAGTTATTATGGTGATAAAAATGGTgtatgtttaaattttgatgaatcagATAAATGTCATGAAATATTGAGTGAAATAGATATTCCAACATCACCAGTTACTGGAAGAAAATATAGAAGTCCATTGTCATCAGCACATAATCAATTGAGACACTCTGAtagatcaaaaaaatcaaatggtagtattaaaaatgatgGATTAAATATGGAtttgaataattcaattgaattacataatgataaaaattctgGTAGAAGTACtccattatcaaataataatgattcgtTGGATATTAATGGATTAAAAGTTAATGGATATAATAGTCCTGGtgataaaaaaccaaaacttAAATGGATGTTTGGACCACATAAAAATGTCAGTGtg ttacCGGTACAAGTGAGAAAAAATCCTGGACTTGGATTTACAATATCTGGTGGGATTGCTGGAAATGAAACA GGTATTATTGTAACAAAAGTTAATCCAGCTGGTCCAGCTCAAGGAACACTTAAACCAGGTGATAAAATTCTCGAAGTTGATGGTATTGATTTGACAAAATCAGATCATGATTCAGCTGTTGGAATACTTCGCTCAACTGGATCAATCGTATCAATGATGATAAGTCGACCTCAGTGA